A genomic stretch from Candidatus Binatia bacterium includes:
- a CDS encoding cobalamin-independent methionine synthase II family protein, giving the protein MTTHSGSLPRPKDLVEMQVRLSRREPVDRTALEAAIERSTRHVIAKQLEAGIDIGNDGEQARESFFTYVQHRMSGFGGQSVRPIMKDIIQYPSFLELKLPDFSRTMVSLINAPKAIGEVRYVDRSALEKECGDFRRIAGEQPSQFIESFMTAASPGIVASAMLNGYYERYEDYVAAAADALKTEYEYIAVQGLVLQIDCPDLAMERHTSFADRDIDAFLQFIDVNIAALNRAIAPVPRDRVRMHVCWGNYEGPHHLDIPLNEILPRLYQANVGALVLSMANPRHAHEHRCFTRYPLPAEMILVAGVIDPTTNYVEHPEVVADRIELAARAVGDPRRVLAGTDCGFDTAAGLGTVAEELVWEKLKALRAGADIATRRLFG; this is encoded by the coding sequence ATGACCACCCACAGCGGAAGCCTTCCGCGCCCCAAGGACCTCGTGGAAATGCAGGTCCGACTCAGCCGACGAGAGCCGGTGGACCGTACCGCCCTGGAAGCGGCGATCGAGCGGTCGACCCGGCACGTCATCGCCAAGCAGCTCGAGGCCGGCATCGACATCGGCAACGACGGCGAGCAGGCCCGCGAAAGTTTCTTCACGTACGTCCAGCACCGCATGAGCGGCTTCGGCGGGCAGAGTGTGCGCCCCATCATGAAAGACATCATCCAGTACCCCAGTTTCCTCGAGCTTAAACTTCCCGATTTCTCACGCACTATGGTGAGTCTTATCAACGCGCCCAAGGCCATAGGCGAGGTGCGCTACGTCGATCGATCCGCGCTCGAGAAAGAATGTGGCGACTTCCGGAGGATCGCTGGCGAACAGCCATCGCAGTTCATCGAATCGTTCATGACGGCGGCCTCGCCAGGCATTGTCGCCTCGGCGATGTTGAACGGTTACTACGAACGCTACGAGGATTATGTGGCGGCTGCCGCCGACGCCCTGAAAACCGAGTACGAGTACATCGCGGTGCAGGGTCTGGTGCTGCAGATTGATTGTCCGGACCTGGCAATGGAGCGGCACACGTCATTTGCGGACCGTGACATCGATGCCTTCCTGCAGTTCATCGATGTCAACATCGCGGCGCTCAACCGCGCCATCGCGCCCGTTCCCCGCGATCGCGTGCGTATGCACGTGTGCTGGGGGAACTACGAGGGACCGCACCACCTCGATATACCGTTGAACGAGATCCTCCCTCGCCTCTATCAGGCGAACGTCGGGGCGCTGGTGCTCTCCATGGCAAACCCGCGCCATGCGCACGAGCACCGCTGTTTCACGCGCTATCCGCTCCCCGCCGAGATGATCTTAGTCGCCGGCGTCATCGATCCAACAACGAACTACGTCGAGCATCCGGAGGTGGTTGCGGACCGCATCGAGTTGGCCGCACGAGCCGTCGGGGACCCACGCCGTGTCCTGGCAGGCACCGACTGCGGCTTCGACACCGCCGCTGGCCTCGGCACCGTCGCCGAAGAGCTGGTCTGGGAAAAGCTCAAAGCCCTGCGCGCGGGAGCCGACATCGCCACCCGGCGGCTCTTTGGTTAG
- a CDS encoding MFS transporter — protein MDLRRKLSWISLLYFAEGFPFGIAIDNLPVYFRVHGVSLTEIGLMSLLGAPWTLKVLWSPFVDRFGTRQYWFVSCLATMALVMAALPFFDPSAPTVWLWGTLMLLTTASATQDIAIDAYTIGLLAPGEEGVANGVRVSAYRVALIVGGGGLVILAEPLGWTAVFYLAAAILAVLALLAGRSPSLPAPPTDPRQSWFTPLLKWLERPGALMVFLFVLTYKLGDSSMGPMIKPFWVDRGLSVKEIGLISTTLGVVASIVGALAGGLLTTRWGIFHALWSLGLVQAFSNLGYATVAYFNFGRAGIYAASLGESFAAGLGTAAFLAFLMHICDKRRAATEYAFLSAIFGLTRSLAGAFSGWGTAHLGYATYFFLTFFLALPAFALLPWVKAWAVADAPHGTSEATA, from the coding sequence CCGGGTCCACGGCGTTTCGCTGACCGAGATCGGGTTGATGAGCCTGCTCGGTGCGCCCTGGACATTGAAGGTCCTGTGGTCACCGTTCGTGGATCGCTTCGGTACGCGCCAGTACTGGTTCGTGTCGTGCCTGGCAACCATGGCGCTGGTGATGGCGGCATTGCCGTTTTTCGACCCCTCGGCGCCAACGGTCTGGTTGTGGGGCACGTTGATGCTCCTGACCACCGCTTCCGCCACGCAGGATATCGCCATCGATGCCTACACCATCGGCCTGCTGGCGCCAGGCGAAGAAGGCGTCGCCAACGGCGTGCGGGTTTCCGCCTACCGCGTTGCGCTCATTGTCGGCGGCGGTGGCCTGGTAATTCTCGCGGAGCCTCTGGGCTGGACCGCGGTCTTCTACTTGGCAGCAGCGATCTTGGCGGTCCTGGCGCTGCTGGCCGGGCGGAGTCCCTCCTTACCAGCGCCACCGACAGATCCGCGGCAGAGCTGGTTCACACCGCTGTTGAAGTGGTTGGAGCGGCCGGGTGCACTGATGGTTTTTCTGTTCGTGCTGACCTACAAGCTCGGCGACAGCAGTATGGGACCCATGATCAAACCGTTCTGGGTCGACCGTGGCCTGAGCGTCAAAGAGATCGGCTTGATCTCCACCACATTGGGTGTGGTTGCAAGCATTGTGGGTGCCCTGGCGGGTGGGCTGCTGACGACACGGTGGGGAATCTTCCACGCGCTCTGGAGCCTGGGCCTGGTCCAAGCCTTCTCCAATCTCGGGTACGCCACCGTCGCGTACTTCAATTTCGGCCGGGCTGGCATCTACGCGGCGTCCCTGGGTGAGAGCTTTGCGGCTGGCCTGGGCACCGCAGCCTTTCTTGCCTTCCTCATGCACATTTGCGACAAGCGGCGAGCCGCCACCGAGTATGCATTCTTATCGGCCATCTTCGGGCTTACCCGCTCGTTAGCAGGTGCGTTCAGCGGTTGGGGAACCGCCCACCTCGGCTACGCCACGTATTTCTTCCTCACCTTCTTTCTGGCGCTGCCAGCGTTCGCGCTGCTGCCCTGGGTGAAAGCGTGGGCCGTTGCAGACGCGCCGCACGGCACGTCTGAGGCCACGGCGTAG
- a CDS encoding c-type cytochrome codes for MSPLCRTHRYVSKDALPTVTLIVWLLVFSSACALRVCPPSVEEDGRHLYVSACASCHGVTGTGDGPVAAELKTHTPDLTRLAREHGGRFPRDFVVETIAGERNFTAHGTREMPVWSQRFGTGGSGAPGVASVYARRNLELLTDYIESIQRTEK; via the coding sequence GTGTCCCCACTCTGCCGCACGCACCGGTACGTCTCCAAGGACGCGCTGCCGACGGTCACGCTGATCGTTTGGCTGCTCGTGTTCTCAAGCGCTTGTGCGCTGCGGGTGTGCCCGCCATCGGTTGAGGAAGATGGACGGCACCTGTACGTGAGTGCATGTGCTTCCTGTCACGGCGTCACCGGCACCGGTGACGGTCCTGTCGCCGCCGAGCTCAAAACGCACACGCCCGATCTCACCCGTCTGGCTCGCGAGCACGGCGGACGTTTCCCGCGCGATTTTGTGGTCGAGACGATTGCGGGCGAACGCAACTTTACCGCCCACGGCACCCGCGAAATGCCGGTGTGGAGCCAGCGTTTCGGCACAGGTGGTTCCGGCGCTCCCGGCGTCGCCTCGGTCTACGCACGGCGTAATCTGGAGTTGCTCACCGATTACATTGAATCGATCCAGCGCACGGAGAAGTAG